One stretch of Burkholderia pyrrocinia DNA includes these proteins:
- a CDS encoding MarR family winged helix-turn-helix transcriptional regulator gives MSSTPVKPAGAKRAARATEAKPPMRAQQRLTYLIGNLDRLLRRQMSDALAPLGVTLAQYTALSVLEARGALSNAQLAVRSFITPQSANEVMVAMAARGFVTREADPNHGRVILLRLTDEGSAILRECERVLRPLERRMLGDDLTAADAAQVQRTLELFVRNLRD, from the coding sequence ATGAGTTCGACACCCGTCAAACCGGCCGGCGCGAAACGCGCTGCCCGTGCCACCGAGGCCAAACCGCCCATGCGTGCCCAGCAGCGGCTGACCTACCTGATCGGCAATCTCGATCGGCTGCTGCGCCGCCAGATGAGCGATGCGCTTGCACCGCTCGGCGTGACGCTCGCGCAATACACGGCGCTGTCGGTACTCGAGGCGCGCGGCGCGCTGTCCAATGCGCAGCTCGCGGTGCGCTCGTTCATCACGCCGCAATCCGCGAACGAGGTGATGGTCGCGATGGCGGCCCGCGGCTTCGTCACGCGCGAGGCCGATCCGAATCATGGCCGCGTGATCCTGCTGCGCCTGACCGACGAAGGCTCGGCGATCCTGCGCGAATGCGAACGGGTGCTGCGGCCGCTCGAGCGCCGGATGCTCGGCGACGACCTGACCGCCGCCGACGCCGCGCAGGTCCAGCGCACGCTCGAGCTGTTCGTGCGCAACCTGCGCGACTGA
- a CDS encoding feruloyl-CoA synthase, whose protein sequence is MDADPTQLHGIAAAQPAPAGYRPVAIGAAPPDIAQRDGCWTLRASTALGAYPRRLTDRLVSGAQAHPDRWLVARRGPDGAWIGISYAQMLERARAIGQALLDRGLSAERPVAILSGNDLEHLQVAFGALWAGIPYAPLSPAYSLVSSDYGKLRHALALLTPGLVFAADGDAFRAALDATVPPDVERVVVSAADGMRGVTRLASLLDTVPGSVDAAHDAITGDTIAKFLFTSGSTRLPKAVPTTHRMLCSNQQMLLETFPQFGIEPPVLVDWLPWNHTFGGSHNVGIALYNGGTLYIDDGKPVAGKFDETLRNLREIAPTVYFNVPKGWEELTVALETDAALRATFFSRVKMYFFAGAGLSQAAWDRLERVTLAHCGERIRIMAGLGMTEAAPSCMFTTGPMSGAGYIGLPAPGCDAKLVPVDGKLEARFRGPNVMAGYWRAGSDDAREVFDDEGYYRSGDAVRFVDPQRPEIGLMFDGRIAEDFKLSTGTFVSVGPMRARIVSNGAPYVQDAVVTGMNRDDVGAMIFPRIDDCRRLAGAGPDADVRAVLQAPAVRAFFADLLQRLNRDATGSATFITRLCLLDTPPSLDLGEITDKGSINQRAVLTQRAALIEAMYAHDAADAGVIVAGAAR, encoded by the coding sequence TTGGATGCGGATCCGACCCAACTGCACGGCATCGCCGCCGCGCAGCCCGCCCCCGCCGGCTACCGCCCCGTCGCGATCGGCGCGGCACCGCCCGACATCGCGCAACGCGACGGCTGCTGGACCCTGCGTGCATCGACCGCGCTCGGCGCGTATCCGCGCCGGCTGACCGACCGGCTCGTCAGCGGTGCGCAGGCGCACCCGGACCGCTGGCTCGTCGCGCGGCGCGGCCCTGACGGCGCGTGGATCGGCATCAGCTATGCGCAGATGCTCGAACGCGCACGCGCGATCGGCCAGGCGCTGCTCGATCGCGGGCTGTCGGCCGAGCGGCCGGTCGCGATCCTGTCCGGCAACGATCTCGAACACCTGCAGGTCGCGTTCGGCGCGCTGTGGGCCGGCATTCCGTATGCGCCGCTGTCGCCCGCGTATTCGCTCGTGTCGAGCGACTACGGCAAGCTCCGCCATGCGCTGGCGCTGCTGACGCCGGGGCTGGTGTTTGCCGCCGACGGCGATGCATTCCGCGCCGCGCTCGATGCGACGGTGCCGCCCGACGTCGAGCGCGTGGTCGTGTCGGCGGCGGACGGGATGCGAGGCGTCACGCGCCTCGCGTCGCTGCTCGACACCGTGCCGGGCAGCGTCGATGCTGCACACGATGCGATCACCGGCGATACGATCGCGAAATTCCTCTTCACGTCCGGTTCGACGCGGCTGCCGAAGGCGGTGCCGACCACGCACCGGATGCTGTGCAGCAACCAGCAGATGCTGCTCGAAACGTTTCCGCAATTCGGCATCGAGCCGCCGGTGCTGGTCGACTGGCTGCCGTGGAACCACACGTTCGGCGGCAGCCACAACGTGGGGATTGCGCTGTACAACGGCGGCACGCTGTATATCGACGACGGCAAGCCGGTCGCCGGCAAGTTCGACGAGACGCTGCGCAACCTGCGCGAGATCGCGCCGACGGTGTACTTCAACGTGCCGAAGGGCTGGGAGGAACTGACTGTCGCGCTCGAAACGGACGCGGCGCTGCGCGCGACCTTCTTCTCGCGCGTGAAGATGTATTTCTTCGCGGGCGCGGGGCTGTCGCAGGCCGCGTGGGACCGGCTCGAGCGCGTGACGCTCGCGCACTGCGGCGAGCGGATCCGGATCATGGCCGGCCTCGGGATGACCGAGGCCGCGCCGTCGTGCATGTTCACCACCGGGCCGATGTCGGGCGCCGGCTACATCGGCCTGCCCGCGCCCGGCTGCGACGCGAAGCTGGTGCCGGTCGACGGCAAGCTCGAGGCGCGCTTTCGCGGGCCGAACGTGATGGCCGGCTACTGGCGCGCAGGCAGCGACGACGCGCGCGAGGTGTTCGACGACGAAGGTTATTACCGCAGCGGCGATGCGGTGCGCTTCGTCGACCCGCAGCGTCCGGAGATCGGGCTGATGTTCGACGGCCGCATTGCCGAGGATTTCAAGCTGTCGACGGGGACCTTCGTGAGCGTCGGGCCGATGCGCGCGCGGATCGTGTCGAACGGCGCGCCGTATGTGCAGGACGCGGTCGTGACCGGAATGAACCGCGACGACGTCGGCGCGATGATCTTTCCGCGCATCGACGATTGCCGCCGCCTCGCCGGCGCGGGGCCGGACGCCGACGTGCGCGCCGTGCTGCAGGCGCCGGCCGTGCGCGCGTTCTTTGCGGACCTGCTGCAGCGGTTGAACCGCGACGCGACCGGCAGCGCGACGTTCATCACGCGGCTGTGCCTGCTCGACACGCCGCCGTCGCTCGATCTCGGCGAAATCACCGACAAGGGTTCGATCAACCAGCGTGCGGTGCTGACGCAGCGCGCGGCGCTGATCGAAGCGATGTATGCGCACGACGCGGCCGATGCGGGCGTGATCGTTGCAGGCGCGGCGCGCTGA
- the mhpT gene encoding 3-(3-hydroxy-phenyl)propionate transporter MhpT — translation MDTSVAERPAVATTLGLCFAIALLEGLDLQSVGVAAPRMAHEFGLTVSQMGLAFSAGTFGLLPGAMLGGWLADRIGRKHVLIASVCLFGLLSIATAHVSSFAMLVVVRALTGLGLGGAMPNLIALSSEAADARSRSSAVAVMYCGIPFGGVIASLIGVLLAGDTEWRHIFYVGGVGPLLLAPLLLALLPESRAFLDVSASGAARPSVAHTLFGGARTGTTLALWLSYFCTLIVLYFLLNWLPSLMAAKGLARSQAGIVQIFFNIGSGLGVLGIGMSMDRMRPSRVVGGMYAGIVLSLAALAIAPGIVWLSAAAFAAGMFVVGGQSVLYALAAMYYPTAMRGTGVGSAVAVGRLGSVVGPLAAAQLLAMGRSASVVIGASIPVTLVAAVAALVLIRRPQAHD, via the coding sequence ATGGACACTTCCGTTGCCGAGAGGCCGGCCGTCGCGACGACGCTCGGTCTGTGTTTCGCGATCGCGCTGCTCGAGGGGCTCGACCTGCAGTCGGTCGGCGTCGCCGCGCCGCGCATGGCTCACGAGTTCGGGCTCACGGTTTCGCAGATGGGGCTCGCGTTCAGCGCAGGCACGTTCGGCCTGCTGCCGGGCGCGATGCTCGGCGGGTGGCTCGCCGACCGGATCGGCCGCAAGCACGTGCTGATCGCATCGGTCTGCCTGTTCGGGCTGCTGTCGATCGCGACCGCGCACGTGTCGAGCTTCGCGATGCTGGTCGTCGTGCGCGCGCTGACCGGCCTCGGCCTCGGCGGCGCGATGCCGAACCTGATCGCGCTGTCGTCCGAAGCGGCCGACGCGCGCTCGCGCAGCAGCGCGGTCGCCGTGATGTACTGCGGCATTCCGTTCGGCGGCGTGATCGCGTCGTTGATCGGCGTGCTGCTGGCCGGCGACACCGAATGGCGGCACATCTTCTACGTCGGCGGCGTCGGGCCGCTGCTGCTCGCCCCGCTGCTGCTCGCGCTGCTGCCGGAATCGCGTGCGTTCCTCGACGTCAGCGCATCGGGCGCCGCGCGCCCGAGCGTTGCGCACACGCTGTTCGGCGGCGCACGCACGGGCACCACGCTCGCGCTCTGGCTCAGCTATTTCTGCACGCTGATCGTGCTGTATTTCCTGCTGAACTGGCTGCCGTCGCTGATGGCGGCCAAGGGGCTCGCGCGCAGCCAGGCCGGGATCGTGCAGATCTTCTTCAACATCGGCAGCGGCCTCGGCGTGCTCGGCATCGGCATGTCGATGGACCGGATGCGGCCGTCGCGGGTCGTCGGCGGCATGTATGCGGGGATCGTGCTGTCGCTCGCCGCGCTCGCGATCGCGCCCGGGATCGTATGGCTGTCCGCCGCGGCGTTCGCGGCCGGGATGTTCGTCGTCGGCGGCCAGTCGGTGCTGTATGCGCTGGCCGCGATGTACTACCCGACCGCGATGCGCGGCACCGGCGTCGGCTCCGCGGTCGCGGTGGGCCGGCTCGGCTCGGTGGTCGGCCCGCTCGCGGCTGCCCAGCTGCTCGCGATGGGCCGCAGCGCGTCGGTCGTGATCGGCGCGAGCATTCCCGTCACGCTGGTCGCCGCCGTCGCGGCGCTGGTGCTGATCCGCAGGCCGCAGGCACACGACTGA
- a CDS encoding p-hydroxycinnamoyl CoA hydratase/lyase yields MSYEGRWKTVKVAVEGGIAWVTLNRPDKRNAMSPTLNTEMIDVLETVELDAEAQVLVLTGEGDAWTAGMDLKEYFREVDAGPEILQEKIRRDASRWQWQLLRMYSKPTIAMVNGWCFGGGFSPLVACDLAIAADEAVFGLSEINWGIPPGNLVSKAMADTVGHREALYYIMTGDTFTGPQAAKMGLVNKSVPRAQLRDEVLALAAKLLDKNPVVIRNAKHGFKRCRELTWEQNEDYLYAKLDQANYRDPEGGREQGLKQFLDDKSIKPGLQAYKR; encoded by the coding sequence ATGAGTTACGAAGGTCGCTGGAAAACGGTGAAGGTCGCGGTCGAGGGCGGGATCGCGTGGGTCACGCTGAACCGTCCGGACAAGCGCAACGCGATGAGCCCGACGCTGAACACGGAGATGATCGACGTGCTGGAAACGGTCGAGCTCGACGCCGAGGCGCAGGTGCTCGTGCTGACCGGCGAGGGCGATGCATGGACGGCGGGGATGGACCTGAAGGAGTATTTCCGCGAAGTGGACGCGGGCCCGGAGATCCTGCAGGAAAAGATCCGCCGCGACGCGAGCCGCTGGCAGTGGCAACTGCTGCGCATGTATTCGAAGCCGACGATCGCGATGGTCAACGGCTGGTGCTTCGGCGGCGGCTTCTCGCCGCTCGTCGCGTGCGATCTCGCGATAGCGGCCGACGAAGCCGTGTTCGGCCTGTCGGAGATCAACTGGGGCATCCCGCCGGGCAACCTCGTCAGCAAGGCGATGGCGGACACGGTCGGGCATCGCGAGGCGCTGTACTACATCATGACCGGCGATACCTTCACCGGGCCGCAGGCCGCGAAGATGGGGCTCGTCAACAAGAGCGTGCCGCGTGCGCAACTGCGCGACGAAGTGCTTGCGCTCGCCGCGAAGCTGCTGGACAAGAATCCGGTCGTGATCCGCAATGCGAAGCACGGCTTCAAGCGCTGCCGCGAACTGACGTGGGAGCAGAACGAGGACTACCTGTACGCGAAGCTCGACCAGGCGAACTATCGCGATCCGGAAGGCGGCCGCGAGCAGGGCCTCAAGCAGTTCCTCGACGACAAGAGCATCAAGCCGGGCCTGCAGGCGTACAAGCGCTGA
- a CDS encoding aldehyde dehydrogenase has product MHEVSLLIDGVSRGASDGGTFDRIDPATGQVASRAAAATLADADAAVAAAARAFPAWAALAPTERRRRLLAAADRMDARAGEFIEIGRAETGAMANWYGFNVMLAANMLREAAAMTTQIDGAVIPSDVPGNLAMAVRQPCGVVLGIAPWNAPVILATRALAMPLACGNTVVLKASEGCPGVHRLIGSVLHDAGLGDGVVNVITHAPQDAPAIVERLIANPAVRRVNFTGSTRVGRIVATLAAQHLKPALLELGGKAPVLVLDDADLDTAVDAVAFGAFFNQGQICMSTERVIVDRSVADAFVERLVAKARTLKAGNPAAPGVVLGTLESAAAAQRIAALVADARAHGAALPLGCEVDGAVMQPTIVDGVTRDMKLYADESFGPVVTVQRVDGDEAALAAANDSEYGLSAAVFSRDIARAMQVAKRIESGICHINGPTVHDEAQMPFGGVKASGYGRFGSKASIAEFTDLRWITVQTAPRHYPI; this is encoded by the coding sequence ATGCACGAAGTGAGTTTGTTGATCGACGGCGTGTCGCGCGGCGCGTCGGACGGCGGCACGTTCGACCGGATCGATCCGGCAACGGGACAGGTGGCGTCGCGCGCCGCCGCGGCGACGCTCGCCGATGCGGACGCCGCGGTCGCGGCGGCCGCGCGCGCGTTCCCCGCGTGGGCGGCGCTCGCGCCGACCGAGCGCCGCCGGCGGCTGCTCGCGGCGGCCGACCGGATGGACGCGCGCGCCGGCGAATTCATCGAGATCGGCCGTGCCGAAACCGGCGCGATGGCGAACTGGTACGGCTTCAACGTGATGCTCGCGGCGAACATGCTGCGCGAGGCCGCCGCGATGACGACGCAGATCGACGGCGCGGTGATCCCGTCCGACGTGCCGGGCAATCTCGCGATGGCCGTGCGCCAGCCGTGCGGCGTCGTGCTCGGCATCGCGCCGTGGAACGCGCCGGTGATCCTCGCGACGCGCGCGCTCGCGATGCCGCTCGCGTGCGGCAACACGGTCGTGCTGAAGGCATCCGAAGGCTGCCCGGGCGTGCACCGGCTGATCGGCAGCGTGCTGCATGACGCGGGGCTCGGCGACGGCGTCGTCAACGTGATCACGCATGCGCCGCAGGACGCACCGGCGATCGTCGAACGGCTGATCGCGAACCCGGCGGTGCGGCGCGTCAACTTCACCGGGTCGACGCGCGTCGGCCGGATCGTCGCGACGCTCGCCGCGCAGCACCTGAAGCCGGCGCTGCTCGAACTCGGCGGCAAGGCGCCGGTGCTCGTGCTCGACGACGCGGATCTCGATACGGCGGTCGATGCGGTCGCGTTCGGCGCGTTCTTCAACCAGGGCCAGATCTGCATGTCGACCGAGCGCGTGATCGTCGACCGGAGCGTCGCCGATGCGTTCGTCGAGCGGCTCGTCGCGAAGGCGCGTACGCTGAAGGCGGGCAATCCGGCCGCACCGGGCGTCGTGCTCGGCACGCTGGAAAGCGCGGCGGCCGCGCAGCGCATCGCGGCGCTGGTCGCCGACGCGCGCGCGCACGGCGCGGCGTTGCCGCTCGGCTGCGAAGTCGACGGCGCGGTGATGCAGCCGACGATCGTCGACGGCGTCACGCGCGACATGAAGCTCTATGCGGACGAATCGTTCGGGCCGGTCGTGACCGTGCAGCGCGTCGACGGCGACGAAGCGGCGCTGGCGGCCGCGAACGACAGCGAATACGGGCTGTCGGCCGCGGTGTTCAGCCGCGACATCGCACGCGCGATGCAGGTCGCGAAACGGATCGAGTCGGGCATCTGCCACATCAACGGCCCGACCGTGCACGACGAGGCGCAGATGCCGTTCGGCGGCGTGAAGGCGAGCGGCTACGGCCGGTTCGGCAGCAAGGCGTCGATCGCCGAATTCACCGACCTGCGCTGGATCACCGTGCAGACCGCGCCGCGCCACTACCCGATCTGA